CGTCACTTCTTTTTCCCCTAATAGATAGTCTTCCATTTTTCTTGCTTTGGAGCCGAATGGATCAAGGCGGTCAGGACTTTTTTTGCCATCTAATAAAACGGGTAGAAAGCTTTGCATCGTCACCGACTTTCCTGAACCATTACTTCCTCTTAAAAGAAGCTTTCCATCAGCAAATTGAAAAATTTCTTCATCATAGTACCAAAAGTTCACGACCCCAGCCCGTTTCATCTGCCATTGGTTTTGTGCTGTCACTTTTCTTCACTCCTAACAAAATCTTTCGGATAGTGCCCGATCGTTCTTCCGAGTAATGGATATAAAAGAATCATTCCTGTCTCCTCTTCGATACTCGCCAGCTTCCAATCTATCATGACTTCAAGCAGTTCTTTTCCTATTTGCTTTAAGGACCCTTCCCGATACGTCTTGCTCCAACCATGCTTATATTTTTCACTACAACTTTTGATTAGCTGCTCGAAATCGGCTTGTGTCAAACGCATTTGTCCAAATTCATTGCATTCAAATTCTTCCAATTGTTCTCTGATCAAAGAGGCAAACTGTAGTAAAATGTCCATAATGGCTTTTTGATCTGGAAATAACGTAAATCGGGCTCTTCTTTCTGATAACGTTAATAAAGCAGCATTTTTGTAGAGTTCAAACTGAAAGTCCGTATGCTTTTCAATATCTTCTCGAATGCGATTGCGGAAATTTCGTAAATAATAAAAATCAGGATCATCCTGTGATGTTCGGTACGTAACAGGTGATAAAAACAATTTTCGGTACACACGATGACGCCTCATTTCAGATGGTGACGATTGCCATTCTTGTTCGAGTATTTCTTCCATTGTTTGATATTGAAAAAGGTCTTTCGGATAAGATCTCATAAAATAGCGAGAAATAATTGGTACTTCATATAAAACTTCTTCTTCATCATTCATTTGAAATCCAAGGATTTCTCCATCAATGACTTTAATGATTTGAAAGTCTTTAGCTGCTTGCATGACACGAATTAACGATTTTCGATGTTCGTAATTCGTCCAATCTAAGGTGAGCGGTCCAGGATACATCCCTTGCAATTCCTCACAAAGCTCTGATAATAAAAATTGCTCGTCAACGGATTTATTTTCTAAAAAAGCAAGCAGGCAGCAAAATAACGCATAGTCCATCGTTTCTTTAAAGTTTTGAATTCCCATCCAGCTTTCAGGTTCTACTGGGATTTTTTCAAGTTTAATAAAATGCCTGTGAACAATGAGGCGGTAACCGAATTTTTCGGAAATGTAGCGGCGCAAAATATGTTCACGCTCGCGAATCATCTGATAAATCTCATACTCTTCCTCCCGTAAAATCCAAAAATTTTCAAATAATATTTCCAACGCTTCTTTCGCTTTATCATCAAATAATTGTGCTTCTCTTTCCATGATTCATCCTCCACAGAAAAAGGGAAATTGTATCTATTAAGTAAAATGGATTTCAAAATTCGGCATTTGAAGAACACCATCTTCACTACGTAATGTAATCGTTGAATCATCCACTTTTTTCACTTTAATTTTTTTCCCTGTTTCAATTTTCGCTGTGTAGTCTTTATTGGCCATCGCCTTTCCAAGCCATGAGAGCAATGTTTTGCGGATATTCGCATCAATGGTCGGTAATTCGCGAAACACAATTTTATTCCCATTCATATATTGGCGAATCATTTCTTGTTCTTTTTCTTTTTCCTGTAAATATTGATTCATCATCATTTCTTTTTCTAATTTGTGATCTTGTAAGGCTGATGGTTTTGTCTTTTCCCGATAGTGGCGTACTCGCGGCTTAATGGTTAATTCTGTCGGTGCTTCTTCCCATATGTCACGATAAATATCCTCTGTAGACTTTATATCAGCAAAAAGATGTTTTGTATGAAAAACACCGAAAACCGTTGCAGACAGTTTATGAGCATCTTTTACATCATCCATCCGGGAAAACCATTCAGCTAAATGAAGGTAATCTTTCTTCCGGCTTCTGAAATTATGATGCCGCTCCCCTAACCTTTGTGCAAATCGTGTCATTCTCCGAATGGTTTCGTTCGTTTTGTTTTGCAGCATGGAAAGCTCGCTTTCATTCCCATTTCTTCCTAAAAACCATTCTTTTAAACTCCACCAGGTCTCAAAATGGTCTTTGATTAGATCATCCGTCGTTTGAGCGATATCTTCTAATCTCGGAATATTTTGTTTGTAATGAACAACCTTTGTTACGAATGGTTGTACCATGTTTGGCGTCATATCTTCAAGCAACAATTCAATTTGCAAGGATGTTTTTTGTAAGGAAATAATAAAATCGCGCAAATACTTTGTGAGAGCATCTTTATAAGCAAGAAAAG
This DNA window, taken from Bacillus alveayuensis, encodes the following:
- a CDS encoding uncharacterized protein (TIGR02678 family) (product_source=TIGR02678; cath_funfam=3.30.420.40; pfam=PF09661; tigrfam=TIGR02678) — protein: MEREAQLFDDKAKEALEILFENFWILREEEYEIYQMIREREHILRRYISEKFGYRLIVHRHFIKLEKIPVEPESWMGIQNFKETMDYALFCCLLAFLENKSVDEQFLLSELCEELQGMYPGPLTLDWTNYEHRKSLIRVMQAAKDFQIIKVIDGEILGFQMNDEEEVLYEVPIISRYFMRSYPKDLFQYQTMEEILEQEWQSSPSEMRRHRVYRKLFLSPVTYRTSQDDPDFYYLRNFRNRIREDIEKHTDFQFELYKNAALLTLSERRARFTLFPDQKAIMDILLQFASLIREQLEEFECNEFGQMRLTQADFEQLIKSCSEKYKHGWSKTYREGSLKQIGKELLEVMIDWKLASIEEETGMILLYPLLGRTIGHYPKDFVRSEEK
- a CDS encoding uncharacterized protein (TIGR02677 family) (product_source=TIGR02677; pfam=PF09660; superfamily=140427,46689,47113; tigrfam=TIGR02677), with the protein product MDQSILKPIVEATYLTTENAWRYRAILRYFYEQHEKMRQYLFPEEVFAHLKEYEPFRDYTLEMLTSDLEQLVKWKNLIARQETGKVRTIEEFKKKRFRYQCSPYTVEIERMVNSLEKMGDSFGGSLEKTLFDRLYESIKKVFELIKQSKLQMTSDEECYRMWEDIFDYFKKIIQNSADYIAYLNSENIEERMMTEAFLAYKDALTKYLRDFIISLQKTSLQIELLLEDMTPNMVQPFVTKVVHYKQNIPRLEDIAQTTDDLIKDHFETWWSLKEWFLGRNGNESELSMLQNKTNETIRRMTRFAQRLGERHHNFRSRKKDYLHLAEWFSRMDDVKDAHKLSATVFGVFHTKHLFADIKSTEDIYRDIWEEAPTELTIKPRVRHYREKTKPSALQDHKLEKEMMMNQYLQEKEKEQEMIRQYMNGNKIVFRELPTIDANIRKTLLSWLGKAMANKDYTAKIETGKKIKVKKVDDSTITLRSEDGVLQMPNFEIHFT